A window of Cheilinus undulatus linkage group 1, ASM1832078v1, whole genome shotgun sequence contains these coding sequences:
- the LOC121519969 gene encoding histone H4: protein MSGRGKGGKGLGKGGAKRHRKVLRDNIQGITKPAIRRLARRGGVKRISGLIYEETRGVLKVFLENVIRDAVTYTEHAKRKTVTAMDVVYALKRQGRTLYGFGG from the coding sequence ATGTCCGGAAGAGGAAAGGGAGGAAAAGGACTCGGTAAAGGAGGCGCCAAGCGTCACCGTAAAGTTCTCCGTGATAACATCCAGGGAATCACCAAGCCCGCTATCCGCCGTCTGGCTCGCCGCGGTGGAGTCAAGCGGATCTCCGGTCTCATCTACGAGGAGACCCGCGGTGTGTTGAAGGTCTTCCTGGAGAACGTCATCCGTGATGCCGTCACCTACACCGAGCACGCCAAGAGGAAGACTGTCACCGCCATGGATGTGGTCTACGCTCTCAAGAGACAGGGACGCACTCTCTACGGATTCGGAGGTTAA
- the LOC121519083 gene encoding histone H2B type 1-O-like — protein sequence MPDTVKAPKKGSKKAVSKATKSGKKRRTKRKESYAIYVYKVLKQVHPDTGISSKAMGIMNSFVSDIFERIAGEASRLAHYNKRSTITSREIQTAVRLLLPGELAKHAVSEGTKAVTKYTSSK from the coding sequence ATGCCTGATACAGTGAAAGCACCGAAGAAGGGCTCCAAGAAAGCCGTCTCTAAGGCCACCAAGAGCGGCAAGAAGAGGAGGACTAAGAGGAAGGAGAGCTACGCCATCTACGTGTACAAGGTCCTGAAGCAGGTCCACCCTGACACCGGGATTTCCTCTAAGGCCATGGGCATCATGAACTCGTTTGTGAGTGACATCTTTGAGCGCATCGCCGGGGAGGCCTCCCGTCTGGCTCACTACAACAAGCGCTCCACCATCACCTCCAGGGAGATCCAGACCGCCGTCCGCCTGCTGCTGCCCGGAGAGCTGGCCAAGCACGCCGTGTCTGAGGGCACCAAGGCCGTCACCAAGTACACCAGCTCCAAGTAA
- the LOC121518649 gene encoding histone H3, with protein MARTKQTARKSTGGKAPRKQLATKAARKSAPATGGVKKPHRYRPGTVALREIRRYQKSTELLIRKLPFQRLVREIAQDFKTDLRFQSSAVMALQEASEAYLVGLFEDTNLCAIHAKRVTIMPKDIQLARRIRGERA; from the coding sequence ATGGCTAGAACCAAGCAGACCGCTCGTAAATCCACCGGAGGCAAAGCCCCCAGGAAGCAGCTGGCCACCAAGGCTGCCCGCAAGAGCGCCCCGGCCACCGGCGGCGTCAAGAAGCCCCACCGTTACAGGCCCGGTACCGTGGCCCTCAGAGAGATCCGCCGCTACCAGAAATCCACCGAGTTGCTCATCCGCAAGCTGCCCTTCCAGCGCCTGGTCCGAGAGATCGCTCAGGACTTCAAGACCGACCTGCGCTTCCAGAGCTCGGCCGTCATGGCTCTGCAGGAGGCCTCAGAGGCTTACCTGGTCGGCCTCTTTGAGGACACCAACCTGTGCGCCATCCACGCCAAGAGGGTCACCATCATGCCCAAAGACATCCAGCTGGCCCGCAGGATCCGTGGAGAGAGAGCCTAA
- the LOC121519889 gene encoding histone H2A-like produces MSGRGKTGGKARAKAKSRSSRAGLQFPVGRVHRLLRKGNYAQRVGAGAPVYLAAVLEYLTAEILELAGNAARDNKKTRIIPRHLQLAVRNDEELNKLLGGVTIAQGGVLPNIQAVLLPKKTEKAAKK; encoded by the coding sequence ATGAGCGGAAGAGGCAAGACAGGCGGAAAGGCCAGAGCCAAGGCAAAGTCCCGATCCTCCCGTGCCGGGCTCCAGTTCCCGGTCGGTCGTGTCCACAGGCTGCTCCGCAAAGGGAACTATGCCCAGCGTGTGGGAGCCGGAGCCCCCGTCTACCTGGCGGCTGTGCTGGAGTACCTGACCGCTGAGATCCTGGAGCTGGCTGGAAATGCTGCCCGGGACAACAAGAAGACCAGGATCATCCCCCGTCACCTGCAGCTGGCTGTCCGCAACGACGAGGAGCTCAACAAGCTGCTGGGAGGAGTCACCATCGCTCAGGGCGGCGTGCTGCCCAACATCCAGGCTGTTCTGCTGCCCAAGAAGACCGAGAAGGCCGCCAAGAAgtag
- the LOC121519167 gene encoding histone H2B type 1-O-like — protein sequence MPDTVKAPKKGSKKAVSKATKSGKKRKRSRKESYAIYVYKVLKQVHPDTGISSKAMGIMNSFVSDIFERIAGEASRLAHYNKRSTITSREIQTAVRLLLPGELAKHAVSEGTKAVTKYTSSK from the coding sequence ATGCCTGATACAGTGAAAGCACCGAAGAAGGGCTCCAAGAAAGCCGTCTCTAAAGCCACCAAGAGCggcaagaagaggaagaggagcaggaaGGAGAGCTACGCCATCTACGTGTACAAGGTCCTGAAGCAGGTCCACCCTGACACCGGGATCTCCTCTAAGGCCATGGGCATCATGAACTCGTTTGTGAGTGACATCTTTGAGCGCATCGCCGGGGAGGCCTCCCGTCTGGCTCACTACAACAAGCGCTCCACCATCACCTCCAGGGAGATCCAGACCGCCGTCCGCCTGCTGCTGCCCGGAGAGCTGGCCAAGCACGCCGTGTCTGAGGGCACCAAGGCCGTCACCAAGTACACCAGCTCCAAGTAA